Proteins from a genomic interval of Gossypium hirsutum isolate 1008001.06 chromosome A09, Gossypium_hirsutum_v2.1, whole genome shotgun sequence:
- the LOC121206152 gene encoding uncharacterized protein, whose product MANFKHCISSSWKWASSYIRFSKAAIFISGLIFSKSFIENAFKAFLISYIIDSLENLSIGGVIAYAAAMDGIQQFLAILIHHLATDRLGDFRVIILTLPCLIFGLLILWLSSLLRSQQMSNQMLYIALPVVLVGLAGKQVSLKEFLRQHFIEETIVVDKTKSERQQNEDYWDIVEGRASLWSNGAGFLGQFICWTFASSLSWKQTIMISFIEVAVAYALFICGKRFYLHIPPTRRTAISRLKEARGLVKLIPHWLLFIPYCLVEVAGFSIFILQSDRLDTRINPRISLHSFNKVPVNSLYVFKQFISFLVSMSTKYLIRKFWSSEKAMQRGARYWRMGVGMAIGFGSLLSAWLVEHRRSDLIKKNPNDNKDIPMTILWLAP is encoded by the exons ATGGCCAACTTTAAGCACTGTATATCCAGCTCATGGAAATGGGCGTCCTCTTACATTCGGTTCTCCAAGGCCGCCATATTCATCAGCG GTTTGATATTCAGCAAATCATTTATAGAGAACGCGTTTAAAGCATTCCTGATATCCTACATCATCGACTCCCTGGAGAACTTATCTATTGGGGGAGTTATAGCCTATGCAGCAGCTATGGATGGCATACAACAATTTCTGGCCATTCTCATTCACCACCTTGCAACTGATCGTCTCGGTGATTTCCGAGTCATTATCCTCACCTTGCCATGTTTGATCTTC GGATTACTGATATTATGGCTTTCTAGTTTGCTTCGATCCCAACAAATGAGCAATCAAATGCTTTACATAGCTCTACCGGTAGTATTGGTTGGCTTAGCCGGAAAGCAAGTTTCTTTAAAAGAATTTTTACGTCAGCATTTTATAGAAGAAACTATTGTTGTTGATAAGACAAAGTCGGAAAGACAACAGAACGAAGATTACTGGGATATTGTAGAGGGTCGTGCTAGTTTATGGTCTAATGGTGCCGGCTTTCTTGGACAGTTCATATGTTGGACGTTCGCATCAAGCCTTAGTTGGAAGCAAACGATCATGATTTCATTCATCGAGGTGGCGGTGGCTTACGCACTTTTCATCTGTGGCAAACGATTTTACCTACACATACCTCCAACACGACGAACCGCTATTTCTCGATTGAAAGAAGCGAGGGGGCTTGTGAAATTGATCCCTCATTGGCTTTTATTCATCCCTTATTGTCTAGTGGAAGTTGCGGGTTTCTCCATTTTCATACTTCAAAGTGATAGATTGGATACCAGAATTAATCCCAGGATTTCTCTACATTCATTTAATAAAGTTCCCGTGAACTCACTCTACGTGTTTAAACAATTCATAAGCTTTTTAGTATCCATGTCGACCAAGTATCTAATAAGGAAGTTTTGGAGCAGTGAAAAAGCCATGCAACGTGGTGCTAGATATTGGAGAATGGGTGTTGGGATGGCGATTGGTTTTGGTTCCTTGTTAAGTGCTTGGTTAGTGGAGCACCGGAGATCGGATCTAATCAAGAAAAACCCTAATGACAACAAAGATATTCCAATGACAATACTATGGTTAGCTCCTTAG